A portion of the Bacillus thuringiensis genome contains these proteins:
- a CDS encoding hemolysin family protein — MDILKLLMVVILIGLTAFFVAVEFAIIKVRSSRIDQLVSEKRRGALAAKKVTSNLDEYLSACQLGITITALGLGWLGEPTIKHLLEPLFLKLKFSPAISSTVSFIIAFAVITFLHVVIGELAPKTFAIQKAEQVSLLLSKPLIYFYRVMYPFIWALNGSARVVTGLFGLHPASEHEVAHSEEELRLILSESYESGEINQREFKYVNNIFEFDNRVAKEIMVPRTEVVGLYEDEPFETHIKVIAQEKYTRYPVFGEDKDEIIGMVNVKDLFIRYMDGNRDEECSIMPYTRPVIEVLENIPIHDLLLQMQRKHIPLAVLYDEYGGTAGIVTLEDILEEIVGEIRDEYDEDEHPPIEHVSEGYKIVEGKVLISEVNDLLGIHLIADDVDTIGGWIMVQKQIVAEGDVIEKHGFYFKVLEKDMHQIKRVEIRKVEE; from the coding sequence TTTGCAATTATTAAGGTACGTAGCAGTCGTATTGATCAACTCGTTAGCGAAAAAAGACGAGGTGCACTGGCAGCTAAAAAGGTAACTTCAAATTTAGATGAATATTTATCGGCCTGTCAGCTAGGTATTACAATTACTGCTTTAGGGCTCGGGTGGTTAGGGGAACCAACCATTAAACATTTACTCGAGCCGTTGTTTTTAAAATTAAAATTCTCACCTGCGATTTCTAGTACAGTTTCATTTATTATTGCCTTTGCAGTAATTACATTTTTACATGTTGTCATTGGGGAGCTTGCTCCAAAGACATTTGCTATACAAAAAGCAGAACAAGTTAGCTTATTGTTATCGAAACCACTTATTTATTTTTACCGAGTTATGTATCCGTTTATTTGGGCTTTGAATGGTTCAGCGAGGGTTGTAACTGGCTTATTCGGATTACATCCAGCTTCTGAACATGAAGTAGCTCATTCAGAAGAAGAATTAAGGTTAATCTTATCTGAGAGCTATGAGAGCGGAGAGATTAACCAAAGGGAATTTAAATATGTAAATAATATTTTTGAATTTGATAATAGAGTAGCAAAAGAAATTATGGTACCTCGTACGGAAGTTGTAGGCTTATATGAGGACGAACCATTTGAAACACATATTAAAGTAATCGCACAAGAAAAGTACACGAGATATCCTGTATTTGGTGAAGATAAAGATGAAATTATTGGGATGGTTAATGTAAAAGATTTATTTATTCGTTATATGGATGGTAATCGGGACGAAGAGTGCTCGATTATGCCATATACAAGGCCAGTTATTGAAGTGCTAGAAAATATTCCAATTCATGATTTACTATTACAAATGCAAAGAAAACACATTCCATTAGCTGTATTGTATGATGAATATGGTGGTACAGCAGGGATTGTTACACTAGAGGATATTTTAGAAGAAATTGTTGGAGAAATTCGAGATGAATACGATGAAGATGAACACCCGCCTATAGAGCATGTAAGTGAAGGGTATAAAATTGTAGAGGGAAAAGTGCTTATTAGTGAAGTAAATGATTTGCTTGGCATACATTTAATTGCTGATGATGTAGATACAATTGGTGGCTGGATTATGGTACAAAAACAAATCGTTGCTGAAGGAGATGTTATTGAGAAACACGGTTTTTATTTTAAAGTCCTTGAAAAGGATATGCATCAAATTAAACGAGTGGAAATAAGGAAAGTAGAAGAATGA
- the aspA gene encoding aspartate ammonia-lyase has protein sequence MIATKDIRIEKDFLGEKEVPGAAYYGVQTLRAVENFPITGYRIHPSLITAMAIVKKAAALANIDTGYLAKDIGHEIAEAAQEIVDGKFHDQFIVDPIQGGAGTSINMNTNEVIANRALERIGYEKGEYAKISPNTHVNMAQSTNDAFPTGIHIATLMMLEELLITMEELHSAFRKKAKEFDHVIKMGRTHLQDAVPIRLGQEFEAYSRVLERDIKRIKQSRQHLYEVNMGATAVGTGLNANPTYIEQVVKHLRTFSGFPLVGAEHLVDATQNTDAYTEVSAALKVCMMNMSKIANDLRIMASGPRVGLAEIQLPARQPGSSIMPGKVNPVMAEVINQVAFQVIGNDHTICLASEAGQLELNVMEPVLVFNLIQSISIMNNGFRVFREYCIEGITANEELLKQYVEKSVGIITAVNPHIGYEAASRIAREAIETGKSVRELCLEHGVLTEEELDIILDPFEMTHPEIAGASLLKNKKM, from the coding sequence ATGATAGCAACGAAGGATATACGTATAGAAAAAGATTTTTTAGGTGAAAAAGAAGTACCAGGTGCAGCTTATTATGGTGTACAAACATTACGTGCCGTAGAAAACTTCCCAATTACAGGATACCGCATTCATCCATCACTCATTACAGCAATGGCAATTGTGAAAAAAGCGGCGGCACTTGCGAATATAGATACTGGTTATTTAGCTAAGGACATTGGACATGAAATTGCAGAAGCAGCGCAAGAAATTGTTGATGGAAAGTTTCATGATCAATTTATTGTGGATCCTATTCAAGGCGGAGCCGGAACTTCTATTAATATGAATACAAATGAAGTAATTGCGAATAGAGCGTTAGAACGTATTGGATATGAAAAAGGGGAATATGCGAAAATTAGCCCAAATACTCATGTGAACATGGCCCAATCAACGAACGATGCGTTTCCAACAGGGATTCATATTGCAACTCTTATGATGTTAGAAGAGCTTCTTATTACAATGGAAGAACTTCATTCTGCTTTTCGTAAAAAAGCAAAAGAGTTTGATCACGTTATTAAAATGGGACGCACACATTTACAAGATGCAGTTCCAATTCGCCTTGGACAAGAATTTGAAGCGTATAGCCGAGTGCTTGAACGTGATATAAAAAGAATTAAACAGTCTCGTCAACATTTATATGAAGTGAATATGGGGGCGACAGCTGTTGGTACAGGATTAAATGCAAATCCTACGTATATTGAACAAGTAGTAAAACATTTAAGAACGTTTAGTGGATTCCCACTTGTTGGTGCAGAGCATTTAGTTGATGCAACGCAAAATACAGATGCATACACAGAAGTATCTGCAGCACTTAAAGTATGTATGATGAATATGTCTAAAATTGCAAACGATCTTCGTATTATGGCTTCTGGACCACGTGTTGGGTTAGCTGAAATTCAATTGCCAGCACGTCAGCCAGGTTCATCTATTATGCCAGGTAAAGTAAATCCAGTTATGGCAGAAGTAATTAACCAAGTCGCATTCCAAGTAATCGGAAACGATCATACAATTTGCTTAGCATCAGAAGCAGGGCAATTAGAGTTAAATGTAATGGAGCCTGTGCTTGTATTTAATTTAATTCAATCTATCAGTATTATGAATAACGGATTCCGTGTATTCCGTGAATATTGTATTGAAGGAATTACAGCAAATGAAGAATTGCTGAAGCAATATGTTGAGAAAAGTGTTGGAATTATTACAGCAGTTAATCCTCATATTGGTTATGAAGCAGCATCTCGCATTGCACGTGAAGCAATTGAAACAGGAAAATCTGTTAGGGAGTTATGTTTAGAGCATGGTGTACTGACAGAAGAGGAATTGGATATTATTTTAGATCCATTTGAAATGACACATCCTGAAATTGCTGGAGCTTCTTTATTAAAAAATAAAAAAATGTAA
- a CDS encoding IS3 family transposase (programmed frameshift) gives MKTRVHYPEEIKWKVIEMKKDGYSNRTIMEKFGIKNVSQIKTWMKWYRTGQTYRFQQPVGKQYSYGKGPKELNELEQLRLENKPVKNKITDMGKVSGNRKELNLETVVTLWTDFKTKLTVKELCNVLELPRSTFYRWLQRTVDLRDEIEEKIKDVCLRHKLRYGYRRVTATLRKMGLCVNHKKVLRIMRQNQILSKVRRKKKKYISGAEPVIAPHRLERQFDASAPNEKWFTDVTYLLFGERTLYLSTIMDAFNREIISYVISESQALPLAMKTLKQAMRGRKVKDVLLHSDQGSIYTAKEFQAYAKENGIITSMSRRGNCHDNAVMESFFGHLKSEAFYSQEITKVSNTTVRKIVLEYIHYYNCVRIQEKLNHLSPKEFREQVV, from the exons TTGAAGACAAGAGTTCATTACCCAGAAGAAATAAAGTGGAAAGTGATTGAAATGAAAAAGGATGGATATTCCAATCGGACCATTATGGAGAAGTTTGGAATTAAAAATGTTTCCCAAATTAAGACATGGATGAAGTGGTATCGTACCGGTCAAACGTACCGTTTTCAACAACCTGTAGGAAAGCAATATTCTTATGGAAAAGGGCCAAAAGAGTTAAATGAATTGGAACAGCTACGGTTAGAAAATAAAC CAGTTAAAAACAAAATTACTGATATGGGGAAAGTATCCGGAAATCGAAAGGAGTTGAACCTGGAAACTGTAGTTACTTTATGGACCGATTTCAAAACAAAACTAACGGTAAAAGAATTGTGTAATGTATTAGAATTACCCCGGTCTACATTTTATCGTTGGTTACAACGAACAGTGGACCTAAGAGATGAGATAGAAGAGAAAATAAAGGATGTTTGTCTTCGGCATAAATTACGATATGGATATCGAAGAGTGACCGCAACTCTTCGGAAAATGGGACTGTGTGTGAATCATAAAAAAGTATTACGAATCATGAGACAAAATCAGATTCTCTCAAAAGTTCGTCGAAAGAAAAAGAAATATATCAGTGGTGCGGAGCCAGTAATAGCCCCTCATCGATTGGAACGCCAATTCGATGCATCCGCACCAAATGAAAAGTGGTTTACGGATGTGACGTATCTATTATTTGGAGAGCGTACCTTGTATTTATCAACGATTATGGATGCCTTTAATCGTGAAATTATTAGTTATGTCATCAGCGAGTCCCAAGCACTGCCATTAGCAATGAAGACATTAAAACAAGCAATGAGAGGGCGAAAAGTAAAAGATGTCCTTCTTCACTCAGATCAAGGAAGTATTTATACAGCGAAGGAATTTCAAGCATATGCCAAAGAAAATGGCATTATCACCAGCATGTCCCGGAGAGGAAATTGCCATGATAATGCCGTCATGGAAAGCTTCTTTGGTCATTTGAAAAGTGAAGCCTTCTATTCACAAGAGATAACAAAAGTATCCAACACAACTGTGCGAAAGATTGTGCTAGAATACATTCATTACTACAATTGTGTGCGAATTCAAGAAAAATTAAACCACCTATCCCCTAAAGAATTTAGGGAACAAGTGGTTTAG
- a CDS encoding L-lactate permease produces MSTWTQIYDPLNNIWLSALIAALPIFCFIICLMGFKMKSYMAGLYSVIVAIILAIFVYKMPATVAVASAGFGVLSGFYPICTIVIAAIFLYKLTVKTEQFNIIRDSISSITNDQRLQVLLIAYSFGAFLEGAAGLGVPVAITAALLVGMGFNPLKAAGICLVANIAGGAMGAMGIPVTVPAQLTELDALTIGRQTVLILPFISIILPFLLVSMVDGIKGIKETWQGILVSGVSFAITQFLVTYFLGAELTNIFAAVVSMIALALFLRVWQPKSSTKEEKQETKVSHTFNQILYAWSPFVFLTAFVTIFNLKPIKALFAPDGALANLVFNIQFPGLHNAVMKTTPITKADTPFAAVFKFDVFSSTTTAIVLAIIVSLIVYRVKGKMVKELMIETMKELKAPVYTICSVIALAYVENYSGMSSTLGLAFSSTGNAFPVLSPILGWIGVFITGSVVSSGSLFAPLQAVTADQLNIVPSTLVALNVVGGTMAKMVSPQSVAVACAAVGLVGKESALFKTAMKYSLIFLAVISLLQLNAVFNIF; encoded by the coding sequence ATGAGTACTTGGACACAAATTTATGACCCATTAAACAATATTTGGTTATCTGCACTAATCGCAGCACTTCCAATCTTTTGTTTCATCATTTGTTTAATGGGATTCAAAATGAAAAGCTACATGGCTGGTCTTTATAGTGTGATTGTCGCTATTATCCTTGCAATATTTGTTTATAAAATGCCAGCAACAGTAGCTGTAGCATCTGCCGGATTCGGTGTTTTATCTGGATTTTATCCAATTTGTACTATCGTTATTGCCGCAATTTTCCTTTACAAATTAACTGTTAAAACAGAGCAATTCAATATTATTCGCGATAGTATTTCAAGCATTACAAATGATCAACGTTTACAAGTATTATTAATCGCTTATTCTTTCGGTGCTTTCTTAGAAGGCGCAGCTGGTCTAGGGGTTCCAGTTGCTATTACAGCTGCACTACTTGTCGGTATGGGCTTTAATCCATTAAAAGCAGCAGGTATTTGTTTAGTAGCTAATATTGCTGGTGGTGCTATGGGTGCTATGGGTATTCCAGTTACAGTACCAGCACAATTAACTGAACTTGACGCATTAACTATTGGTCGTCAAACTGTTCTTATTTTACCTTTCATTAGTATTATCTTACCTTTCTTACTTGTTTCAATGGTCGATGGAATTAAAGGTATTAAAGAAACTTGGCAAGGTATTCTTGTAAGTGGTGTTTCTTTCGCAATTACTCAGTTCCTTGTAACTTACTTCTTAGGTGCAGAACTTACTAACATTTTCGCAGCCGTTGTAAGTATGATTGCTCTTGCATTATTCTTACGTGTTTGGCAACCAAAATCTTCTACTAAAGAAGAAAAACAAGAAACTAAAGTATCACATACATTCAATCAAATTTTATATGCTTGGTCTCCATTCGTATTCTTAACTGCATTTGTAACAATCTTTAACTTAAAACCGATTAAAGCTTTATTTGCTCCAGATGGTGCTTTAGCAAACTTAGTATTTAACATTCAGTTCCCTGGTCTTCATAATGCTGTTATGAAAACTACACCAATTACAAAAGCTGATACACCTTTCGCAGCTGTTTTCAAATTTGATGTATTCTCTTCTACAACTACTGCGATTGTACTAGCAATTATCGTTTCACTTATCGTTTACCGCGTAAAAGGTAAAATGGTTAAAGAATTAATGATTGAAACAATGAAAGAATTAAAAGCTCCAGTATATACAATTTGTAGCGTTATCGCTTTAGCTTACGTAGAGAACTACTCTGGTATGTCATCTACACTTGGACTTGCATTCTCTTCTACTGGTAATGCATTCCCAGTTCTTTCTCCAATCTTAGGATGGATTGGCGTATTCATTACAGGTTCAGTAGTTTCAAGTGGTTCTTTATTCGCACCACTTCAAGCAGTAACAGCAGACCAGTTAAACATCGTTCCTTCTACACTCGTTGCCTTAAACGTAGTAGGTGGTACAATGGCAAAAATGGTTTCACCACAATCTGTAGCAGTTGCTTGTGCCGCAGTTGGACTAGTTGGTAAAGAATCTGCTCTATTTAAAACAGCAATGAAATACAGTTTAATCTTCTTAGCTGTTATTAGCTTACTTCAATTAAACGCTGTATTTAATATCTTTTAA
- a CDS encoding ArsR/SmtB family transcription factor, whose product MSQNQFECRISEEDVQMLRALAHPLRLRLVMELMQRGTCNVTQLQEVLEIPQSTVSQHLTKLKQNKVVRFERRGLEVYYQIHNDKVSAVVKTLFS is encoded by the coding sequence ATGAGCCAAAATCAATTCGAATGTCGTATTTCAGAAGAAGATGTACAAATGTTAAGAGCGTTAGCTCACCCACTTCGTCTACGTCTAGTAATGGAACTTATGCAAAGAGGAACATGTAATGTAACACAACTACAGGAAGTATTAGAAATTCCGCAATCAACGGTTTCACAACATTTAACGAAGTTAAAGCAAAATAAAGTAGTGCGCTTTGAAAGACGAGGCTTAGAAGTGTATTACCAAATCCATAATGATAAAGTAAGTGCGGTAGTAAAAACATTATTTTCTTAA
- a CDS encoding acid-soluble spore protein H: MDVKRVKQILSSSSRIDVTYEGVPVWIESCDEQKGSAQVYDISNPGESVHVDVTALEEK, from the coding sequence ATGGATGTGAAACGTGTGAAACAAATCTTATCTTCTTCAAGTAGAATTGACGTTACATATGAGGGCGTACCAGTATGGATTGAGAGCTGTGATGAGCAGAAGGGGAGTGCTCAAGTGTATGATATATCTAATCCTGGTGAGAGCGTTCATGTGGACGTGACAGCTTTAGAGGAGAAATAA
- a CDS encoding peptide MFS transporter yields MDAALKLDKAGEQQSQKKHPPGLYLLFLTEMWERFSYYGMRGLLVLYLTTAAVSGGLGFDKAVAVQLYGTFTAAVYFMPIIGGWLTDHYITRRHAITLGGIIMAIGNFVLFSMNTKTGLFLGLILLVIGNGFFKPNISTLLGELYGENDSRRDSAFTIFYMGINVGAFFAPLICGFLAEDFFKTSANGVIVMGYKYGFLAACIGMIIGQIVFNLLAPRYLGKAGTTVVGKKSKDQPVIEKKPLTKQEKNRTWAIVILTCFVVFFWAGFEQAGSSLTLYTNKFVDRTIFGWEVPTSWFQSVNPAFIVLLAPFVSMLWLKLSKTKRGDLNVPTKMAFGMILLGIGYLVLTLAVLKTGSSEADITVKANLLFIVITYLFHTIGELFLSPIGLSMVSAIAPVKLASLLMGVWLAGTGMANWLAGKLASFTQSLGYLEVFASIGIIVIVLGLVLLLFSKKVASMME; encoded by the coding sequence ATGGATGCAGCTTTAAAATTAGACAAAGCTGGAGAGCAACAATCACAAAAAAAACATCCACCAGGGTTGTACTTGTTGTTCTTAACAGAAATGTGGGAAAGATTTAGTTATTATGGAATGCGTGGCCTTTTAGTTCTTTATTTAACAACTGCTGCTGTTAGTGGCGGGTTAGGATTTGATAAGGCAGTCGCAGTGCAATTATATGGTACTTTTACAGCGGCAGTATATTTCATGCCAATTATAGGCGGATGGCTAACGGATCATTATATCACAAGACGTCATGCCATTACTCTCGGCGGAATCATTATGGCAATCGGCAATTTTGTACTATTCTCAATGAATACAAAAACAGGACTATTCCTTGGATTAATACTATTAGTTATTGGTAATGGATTCTTCAAACCAAATATTTCTACACTGTTAGGTGAATTGTATGGCGAAAATGATTCACGTCGTGACAGTGCATTTACTATCTTCTATATGGGTATTAACGTAGGTGCTTTCTTTGCTCCACTTATTTGTGGATTTTTAGCAGAAGATTTCTTTAAAACAAGCGCTAATGGCGTTATTGTAATGGGATATAAATACGGATTCTTAGCAGCTTGTATCGGTATGATTATTGGACAAATTGTTTTCAACTTATTAGCTCCTCGTTACCTTGGTAAAGCAGGAACAACAGTTGTTGGTAAAAAATCAAAAGATCAACCTGTAATCGAAAAGAAACCTTTAACAAAACAAGAGAAAAACCGTACTTGGGCAATTGTAATTTTAACTTGTTTCGTAGTATTCTTCTGGGCAGGATTTGAACAAGCTGGTAGTTCTTTAACACTTTATACAAATAAATTTGTAGATCGTACAATTTTCGGTTGGGAAGTTCCAACATCTTGGTTCCAATCCGTTAATCCAGCATTCATCGTACTACTTGCACCATTTGTATCTATGCTATGGTTAAAACTTTCTAAAACAAAACGCGGTGATTTAAACGTGCCAACAAAAATGGCATTTGGTATGATTTTACTAGGTATAGGTTATCTTGTTTTAACATTAGCAGTTCTAAAAACTGGAAGTAGTGAAGCAGATATAACTGTAAAAGCGAATTTATTATTCATCGTTATCACTTATCTCTTCCATACAATTGGTGAGTTATTCTTATCACCAATCGGTCTATCAATGGTAAGTGCAATCGCTCCTGTAAAATTAGCATCATTACTAATGGGGGTATGGTTAGCTGGTACGGGTATGGCTAACTGGTTAGCAGGTAAACTTGCTTCCTTTACACAATCATTAGGATACCTTGAAGTATTTGCAAGTATCGGTATTATCGTTATCGTCTTAGGACTTGTACTCCTTCTCTTCTCTAAAAAAGTTGCGAGTATGATGGAATAA
- a CDS encoding ABC transporter substrate-binding protein yields MNFMRKKSFTVFVFLLAFSMLLSACGKANNKEESTKEDNKKEVVTVEHAMGKTEVPANPKRVVILTNEGTEALLELGVKPVGAVKSWTGDPWYPHIKDKMKDVKVVGDEGQVNVETIASLKPDLIIGNKMRHEKVYEQLKAIAPTVFSETLRGEWKDNFKFYAKALNKEKEGQKVVADYESRMKDLKGKLGDKVNQEISMVRFMPGDVRIYHGDTFSGVILKELGFKRPGDQNKDDFAERNVSKERISAMDGDVLFYFTFDKGNEKKGSELEKEYINDPLFKNLNAVKNGKAYKVDDVIWNTAGGVMAANLLLDDIEKRFVK; encoded by the coding sequence ATGAATTTCATGCGGAAAAAATCGTTTACAGTATTTGTATTTTTACTAGCATTTTCAATGCTTTTAAGCGCTTGTGGAAAAGCAAATAACAAAGAAGAATCTACAAAAGAAGATAATAAAAAAGAAGTGGTTACTGTAGAACATGCAATGGGTAAAACAGAAGTTCCTGCTAATCCAAAACGTGTAGTTATCTTAACAAATGAAGGAACTGAAGCTTTACTTGAATTAGGTGTGAAACCAGTTGGTGCTGTAAAGTCTTGGACTGGTGACCCATGGTATCCACATATTAAGGATAAAATGAAAGATGTAAAAGTTGTTGGTGATGAAGGACAAGTTAACGTTGAAACAATTGCTTCTTTAAAACCAGACTTAATTATCGGTAACAAAATGCGTCACGAAAAAGTGTACGAACAACTAAAAGCAATTGCACCTACTGTGTTCTCAGAAACATTACGTGGGGAATGGAAAGATAACTTCAAATTTTATGCAAAAGCATTAAATAAAGAAAAAGAAGGTCAAAAAGTTGTAGCTGATTACGAATCACGTATGAAAGATTTAAAAGGCAAACTTGGCGATAAAGTAAATCAAGAAATCTCTATGGTTCGTTTCATGCCTGGTGATGTTCGTATTTATCATGGCGATACATTCTCTGGTGTTATTTTAAAAGAACTTGGATTTAAACGTCCTGGAGATCAAAACAAAGATGATTTTGCAGAGCGTAACGTATCTAAAGAGCGTATTTCTGCTATGGATGGTGACGTATTATTCTACTTCACATTCGATAAAGGAAATGAGAAAAAAGGATCTGAACTAGAAAAAGAATATATAAACGATCCTCTATTTAAAAATTTAAATGCCGTAAAAAATGGTAAAGCATACAAAGTCGACGATGTTATTTGGAATACAGCTGGCGGTGTAATGGCTGCTAACCTATTACTAGATGACATCGAAAAGCGCTTTGTTAAATAA
- a CDS encoding FecCD family ABC transporter permease gives MLLKTNQAKWIGLFVGIIAVVICIWGSIIFGYTNTSWKLALDAFFHFNGSNEHIIIQNVRLPRALIAASVGASLAIAGCLMQTLTKNPLASPDFIGLNSGAAFFIVVAIVIFSVTSLSAFTWIAFLGAAVAAVLVFASSSLGKEGTTPLKLTLAGVAISALFSSLTQGLLVLNEKALEEVLFWLAGSVQGRKLEILQSVFPYLLIGWIASLMMAGKVNTLMMGEDVAKGLGQRTILMKSFVLLIIVLLSGGSVAVAGPIGFIGIITPHFARFLVGVDHRWRVPYSGLLGAILLILADIAARYVIMPQEVPVGVMTAFIGAPFFIYIARKRGLSK, from the coding sequence ATGTTATTAAAAACAAATCAAGCAAAATGGATTGGATTATTTGTTGGAATCATTGCAGTCGTTATTTGTATTTGGGGAAGTATTATTTTCGGATATACAAATACGAGCTGGAAATTAGCGCTAGATGCTTTTTTCCATTTTAATGGTTCTAATGAACATATTATTATTCAAAATGTGCGCCTTCCAAGGGCACTTATAGCAGCAAGTGTTGGTGCTAGTTTAGCCATCGCGGGTTGTCTTATGCAAACTTTAACTAAGAATCCACTTGCTTCTCCAGATTTTATTGGATTAAATTCAGGTGCTGCGTTCTTCATAGTTGTAGCAATTGTAATCTTTTCAGTAACATCATTATCAGCTTTCACATGGATTGCCTTTTTAGGAGCTGCGGTTGCAGCTGTACTTGTATTTGCTTCTAGTTCTTTAGGAAAAGAAGGGACTACTCCTCTTAAGTTAACGTTAGCAGGGGTCGCAATTAGTGCGTTATTTTCATCATTAACACAAGGATTACTTGTGTTAAATGAAAAAGCACTTGAAGAGGTATTATTTTGGCTTGCTGGATCTGTGCAAGGGAGAAAGTTAGAAATTTTACAATCTGTATTCCCATATTTATTAATAGGATGGATTGCATCTCTTATGATGGCAGGGAAAGTAAATACATTGATGATGGGAGAAGACGTCGCGAAAGGACTTGGACAACGAACAATTTTAATGAAATCATTCGTGTTACTTATTATTGTACTGTTGTCTGGTGGTTCAGTTGCGGTTGCTGGTCCAATTGGATTTATTGGAATTATTACTCCGCATTTTGCTAGATTTCTTGTTGGAGTTGACCACAGATGGAGAGTACCTTATAGCGGATTGTTAGGGGCAATACTACTAATATTGGCTGATATAGCAGCAAGATATGTCATTATGCCACAAGAAGTACCAGTAGGAGTTATGACAGCATTTATTGGAGCACCGTTCTTTATTTATATTGCACGTAAGAGAGGGCTTAGCAAATGA
- a CDS encoding FecCD family ABC transporter permease, which produces MKKYIPFRIGKGELSFLMYKRACLVLLSLLVVLIGLFFASAGMGDMKIAPYDVWQAITGNGDAMSNMVVNKFRMPRILIAILVGIALAVAGCILQGLVRNPLASPDIIGITGGASVAVVLFLALFSDKNNALTVSIHYMPLAAFAGATIVAVFVYLFAWQNDGLSPISLVLIGVGFWALTKAATTLFMLLAPIYQASQANVWITGTVYGSSWQNVMVLAPWVLILTVISFIAARHLNAQELGDDIAVGLGVPLTKSRVFMLLLSTALIGGAVAFAGGIGFVGLMAPHISRRLVGSLYGALLPVAAIVGAILVLAADLIGRTIFTPLEIPAGVFTSAIGAPYFIYLLYKSRNS; this is translated from the coding sequence ATGAAGAAATATATTCCGTTTCGTATAGGAAAAGGCGAGCTCTCGTTTTTAATGTATAAACGAGCTTGTCTCGTCTTGTTAAGTTTACTAGTTGTTTTAATAGGATTATTCTTTGCGAGCGCAGGTATGGGAGACATGAAAATTGCTCCTTATGACGTATGGCAAGCAATTACCGGAAATGGCGATGCAATGTCAAATATGGTTGTAAATAAGTTTCGTATGCCACGTATTTTAATTGCTATCCTCGTAGGAATTGCGCTTGCGGTAGCGGGCTGTATTTTACAAGGGCTCGTTCGAAATCCGCTTGCTTCTCCTGATATCATCGGGATTACGGGCGGGGCAAGTGTCGCAGTTGTATTATTTTTAGCGTTATTTAGTGATAAAAATAATGCACTAACGGTAAGTATTCATTATATGCCGCTCGCAGCTTTTGCAGGAGCAACGATTGTAGCGGTTTTTGTATACTTATTTGCATGGCAAAATGATGGATTATCACCAATTAGTCTCGTTTTAATTGGTGTTGGATTTTGGGCATTAACGAAGGCGGCGACAACATTATTTATGTTGCTAGCACCAATTTATCAAGCGAGCCAAGCGAATGTATGGATTACGGGTACCGTTTACGGCTCTTCTTGGCAAAATGTTATGGTACTTGCGCCTTGGGTTCTCATTTTAACAGTAATATCATTTATCGCAGCTAGGCATTTAAATGCACAAGAGCTAGGGGATGATATAGCGGTAGGACTTGGGGTTCCTTTAACGAAGTCGCGTGTATTTATGTTATTACTTAGTACAGCTTTAATTGGTGGTGCGGTAGCTTTTGCCGGAGGGATTGGATTTGTCGGTTTAATGGCACCTCATATTTCACGAAGATTAGTTGGTTCTTTATACGGTGCATTACTCCCAGTTGCAGCTATTGTCGGTGCAATTCTAGTACTTGCTGCAGATTTAATAGGGCGTACAATTTTCACACCACTTGAAATTCCAGCAGGGGTATTTACATCAGCAATTGGTGCACCTTATTTCATTTATTTACTTTATAAAAGTCGGAATTCATAA